DNA from Terriglobus tenax:
GCAATTAGACCCAGTTTTCGGGAGTGACAAATGTCAGGTTCCTGATATTTTTTTCGAGCAGCAAGCCGGTCGCATCTACCGTCGGCATCCGTTTTGCTCCCAGCCCCAGGTGGCCGCCGTCATGCAGCAGGACGTTCGATGCCCTGTTCTTCCGCTGGTTCTTCGCAATTCCCTGCTCCATCCGCTCCAGCAGTTGCGCCGGCGTGGCCGGGTTCCAGTCCTGCGCGGCAACGTTCCATTGCACCGCATGCAGGCCAAGCTCGCGCGCAATGCGCAGCGTCGCCGGACGGCGCGCTCCGAATGGGGCACGGAAAAACCGCACCTTCTGCCCCAGCGTTTGCTCCAGCAGGTCATTGGTCTCCGCCAACTGGCGGCGCGTCTCCCGGGCCGAGGTGATCGCCAGGTTGGGATGCGTCAGGGTGTGATTGCCGATCAGATGCCCGGCAGCGGCTACCTGTCGCGCCAGCTCCGGCTGCGCCTTCACGAAATGACCCACCAGGAAAAACGTCGCGCGCACGTTATGCCGAGCCAGAACCTCCAGCAGATAGGGCGTCACCTCCGGGTTCGGACCGTCATCGTAGGTCAACGCCACCTGCCGGGGGTCAGACCCGGCAACGACGGTAGCTCCGTAAATCTGAGACTCTGGCCGGTACGCGGCGTAGACAGCCGCGCCGACTCCTGCGGCGGCGGCAACTCCGATGGCAACTGCGGGGATCATACTGTGCTTCGAGTGTATTCGTTCCGCCACTTGGCGGCGGGATACGATCGTGATATCTTCACCTTTCATTCGCCTTTCCGGAGGTCCCCCTATGACCCTGTTCGACCCGCCCAGCTACATTGCGATCGAAGGCCCTATCCGCGTCGGCAAGTCCACCCTGGCAGAGATGCTGGCCGTAAAGATGGGTGCGCGCCATGTCATTGAGCCGGAAGATAACCCCTTCCTGGACGGTTTTTACCGGCAGGAACCCGGCATGGCCCTGGCCGCGCAGATGTGGTTTCTGGAGGCGCGGCACGCCCAGCTCCGTGAGGCCCAGGACCAGGCCAAAAGCGATATCGTTCGCCGGGGCGTAGTCTCCGACTACATTTTCGAGAAAGATAAGCTATTTGCCTGCTTGAACTTAGGCGACGACGAGCTGAAGCTCTACAACCGCTATTACGAGCCCATGCGAGCCGGTCTGCCGATCCCTGACCTGGTCATCTACCTGAAAGCAACGCCGGATGTGCTGCGCACACGGCTGAAACGCAAGGGCATTCCCGTAGAGCGCGCCGTAAGCGAGGAGTACCTCGAGACCGTTATCGAGGCCTATGAGCACTTCTTTTCC
Protein-coding regions in this window:
- a CDS encoding polysaccharide deacetylase family protein gives rise to the protein MIPAVAIGVAAAAGVGAAVYAAYRPESQIYGATVVAGSDPRQVALTYDDGPNPEVTPYLLEVLARHNVRATFFLVGHFVKAQPELARQVAAAGHLIGNHTLTHPNLAITSARETRRQLAETNDLLEQTLGQKVRFFRAPFGARRPATLRIARELGLHAVQWNVAAQDWNPATPAQLLERMEQGIAKNQRKNRASNVLLHDGGHLGLGAKRMPTVDATGLLLEKNIRNLTFVTPENWV
- a CDS encoding deoxynucleoside kinase, translating into MTLFDPPSYIAIEGPIRVGKSTLAEMLAVKMGARHVIEPEDNPFLDGFYRQEPGMALAAQMWFLEARHAQLREAQDQAKSDIVRRGVVSDYIFEKDKLFACLNLGDDELKLYNRYYEPMRAGLPIPDLVIYLKATPDVLRTRLKRKGIPVERAVSEEYLETVIEAYEHFFSRYTASDLLVIDTSEIDFVNNNRDLQALFRRLDTPVKGTQHFLMVG